A single Ammospiza caudacuta isolate bAmmCau1 chromosome 14, bAmmCau1.pri, whole genome shotgun sequence DNA region contains:
- the SASH3 gene encoding SAM and SH3 domain-containing protein 3 isoform X1 produces MLRRKPSNAGDKEPGHRKLSLQRSSSFKDFNKCKVSSPVSNEEFNLEENIPEDDASSASAEEGARSSGTKLGRKWRAVISRTMNRKMGRMAVRALAEGKQGEAEAERPCPLSPASSVEEQSCDKVPLSYLELEEEEDGRPALGRQMSSGSDIPSPGDPRDSQQLEETVPAYTGPFCGRARVHTDFTPSPYDKDSLKLRKGDIISIIEKPPVGTWTGLLHNRVGSFKFIYVDVIPEETVPARRSRSSGRNKRLKPKTLHELLERINLQEHTPTLLLNGYQTLEDFKELRETHLNELHITDPQHRAKLLTAAELLLDYDTASEPEDGDSTEALPSPSEPKGDIPRDSGCFEGSETLDGSREEAELGGPEEQLAGPEEQLGGLSVAESP; encoded by the exons ATGCTGCGCCGCAAGCCTTCCAACGCCGGCGACAAGGAGCCGGGACACAGGAAG ctttcCCTACAGCGTTCCAGCAGCTTCAAGGATTTCAACAAGTGCAAGGTCAGCTCCCCTGTGTCAAATGAGGAGTTCAACCTGGAGGAGAAT ATCCCCGAGGAtgatgccagcagtgccagcgcCGAGGAGGGCGCGCGGAGCAGCGGCACCAAGCTGGGCAGGAAGTGGCGGGCGGTCATCTCCCGCACCATGAACCGCAAGATGGGCAGGATGGCTGTGAGAGCGCTGGCCGAGGGCAAG cagggagaggcGGAGGCAGAGAGGCCATgcccgctgtccccagccagcagcgtggaagagcagagctgtgacaaGGTGCCCCTGTCGTacctggagctggaggaggaggaggatggacgCCCAGCCCTCGGACGCCAGATGTCCAGCG gcagcgacattcccagccctggcgatcccagggacagccagcagctggaggagaccgTCCCAGCCTACACCGGCCCCTTCTGCGGCCGGGCCCGCGTCCACACCGACTTCACCCCCAGCCCCTATGACAAGGACTCCCTGAAGCTGCGG AAAGGGGACATCATCAGCATCATCGAGAAGCCACCTGTGGGCACCTGGACCGGGCTGCTCCACAACAGGGTGGGCTCCTTCAAGTTCATCTACGTGGATGTGATCCCTGAGGAGACGGTACCTGCCCGCAggagccgcagctccggccGGAACAAGCGCCTCAAGCCCAAGACCCTCCATGAGCTGCTGGAGCGCATCAACCTGCAG GAACACACCCCCACCCTCCTGCTGAATGGGTACCAGACCCTGGAGGACTTCAAGGAGCTGCGGGAGACGCACCTGAACGAACTGCACATCACCGACCCCCAGCACCGCGCCAAGCTGCTGACGGCTGCCGAGCTCCTCCTGGACTACGACA CAGCCAGTGAGCCAGAGGATGGTGACAGCACCGAGGCCCTGCCATCACCCTCAGAGCCCAAAGGGGACATTCCCCGGGACTCCGGCTGCTTCGAGGGATCAGAGACCCTGGATGGCAGCCGGGAGGAGGCCGAGctggggggtcctgaggagcagctggcgggtcctgaggagcagctggggggtCTCTCCGTGGCAGAATCCCCCTGA
- the SASH3 gene encoding SAM and SH3 domain-containing protein 3 isoform X2 produces MLRRKPSNAGDKEPGHRKLSLQRSSSFKDFNKCKVSSPVSNEEFNLEENIPEDDASSASAEEGARSSGTKLGRKWRAVISRTMNRKMGRMAVRALAEGKGEAEAERPCPLSPASSVEEQSCDKVPLSYLELEEEEDGRPALGRQMSSGSDIPSPGDPRDSQQLEETVPAYTGPFCGRARVHTDFTPSPYDKDSLKLRKGDIISIIEKPPVGTWTGLLHNRVGSFKFIYVDVIPEETVPARRSRSSGRNKRLKPKTLHELLERINLQEHTPTLLLNGYQTLEDFKELRETHLNELHITDPQHRAKLLTAAELLLDYDTASEPEDGDSTEALPSPSEPKGDIPRDSGCFEGSETLDGSREEAELGGPEEQLAGPEEQLGGLSVAESP; encoded by the exons ATGCTGCGCCGCAAGCCTTCCAACGCCGGCGACAAGGAGCCGGGACACAGGAAG ctttcCCTACAGCGTTCCAGCAGCTTCAAGGATTTCAACAAGTGCAAGGTCAGCTCCCCTGTGTCAAATGAGGAGTTCAACCTGGAGGAGAAT ATCCCCGAGGAtgatgccagcagtgccagcgcCGAGGAGGGCGCGCGGAGCAGCGGCACCAAGCTGGGCAGGAAGTGGCGGGCGGTCATCTCCCGCACCATGAACCGCAAGATGGGCAGGATGGCTGTGAGAGCGCTGGCCGAGGGCAAG ggagaggcGGAGGCAGAGAGGCCATgcccgctgtccccagccagcagcgtggaagagcagagctgtgacaaGGTGCCCCTGTCGTacctggagctggaggaggaggaggatggacgCCCAGCCCTCGGACGCCAGATGTCCAGCG gcagcgacattcccagccctggcgatcccagggacagccagcagctggaggagaccgTCCCAGCCTACACCGGCCCCTTCTGCGGCCGGGCCCGCGTCCACACCGACTTCACCCCCAGCCCCTATGACAAGGACTCCCTGAAGCTGCGG AAAGGGGACATCATCAGCATCATCGAGAAGCCACCTGTGGGCACCTGGACCGGGCTGCTCCACAACAGGGTGGGCTCCTTCAAGTTCATCTACGTGGATGTGATCCCTGAGGAGACGGTACCTGCCCGCAggagccgcagctccggccGGAACAAGCGCCTCAAGCCCAAGACCCTCCATGAGCTGCTGGAGCGCATCAACCTGCAG GAACACACCCCCACCCTCCTGCTGAATGGGTACCAGACCCTGGAGGACTTCAAGGAGCTGCGGGAGACGCACCTGAACGAACTGCACATCACCGACCCCCAGCACCGCGCCAAGCTGCTGACGGCTGCCGAGCTCCTCCTGGACTACGACA CAGCCAGTGAGCCAGAGGATGGTGACAGCACCGAGGCCCTGCCATCACCCTCAGAGCCCAAAGGGGACATTCCCCGGGACTCCGGCTGCTTCGAGGGATCAGAGACCCTGGATGGCAGCCGGGAGGAGGCCGAGctggggggtcctgaggagcagctggcgggtcctgaggagcagctggggggtCTCTCCGTGGCAGAATCCCCCTGA
- the SASH3 gene encoding SAM and SH3 domain-containing protein 3 isoform X3, with protein MLRRKPSNAGDKEPGHRKLSLQRSSSFKDFNKCKVSSPVSNEEFNLEENIPEDDASSASAEEGARSSGTKLGRKWRAVISRTMNRKMGRMAVRALAEGKQGEAEAERPCPLSPASSVEEQSCDKVPLSYLELEEEEDGRPALGRQMSSGSDIPSPGDPRDSQQLEETVPAYTGPFCGRARVHTDFTPSPYDKDSLKLRKGDIISIIEKPPVGTWTGLLHNRVGSFKFIYVDVIPEETVPARRSRSSGRNKRLKPKTLHELLERINLQEHTPTLLLNGYQTLEDFKELRETHLNELHITDPQHRAKLLTAAELLLDYDTSEPEDGDSTEALPSPSEPKGDIPRDSGCFEGSETLDGSREEAELGGPEEQLAGPEEQLGGLSVAESP; from the exons ATGCTGCGCCGCAAGCCTTCCAACGCCGGCGACAAGGAGCCGGGACACAGGAAG ctttcCCTACAGCGTTCCAGCAGCTTCAAGGATTTCAACAAGTGCAAGGTCAGCTCCCCTGTGTCAAATGAGGAGTTCAACCTGGAGGAGAAT ATCCCCGAGGAtgatgccagcagtgccagcgcCGAGGAGGGCGCGCGGAGCAGCGGCACCAAGCTGGGCAGGAAGTGGCGGGCGGTCATCTCCCGCACCATGAACCGCAAGATGGGCAGGATGGCTGTGAGAGCGCTGGCCGAGGGCAAG cagggagaggcGGAGGCAGAGAGGCCATgcccgctgtccccagccagcagcgtggaagagcagagctgtgacaaGGTGCCCCTGTCGTacctggagctggaggaggaggaggatggacgCCCAGCCCTCGGACGCCAGATGTCCAGCG gcagcgacattcccagccctggcgatcccagggacagccagcagctggaggagaccgTCCCAGCCTACACCGGCCCCTTCTGCGGCCGGGCCCGCGTCCACACCGACTTCACCCCCAGCCCCTATGACAAGGACTCCCTGAAGCTGCGG AAAGGGGACATCATCAGCATCATCGAGAAGCCACCTGTGGGCACCTGGACCGGGCTGCTCCACAACAGGGTGGGCTCCTTCAAGTTCATCTACGTGGATGTGATCCCTGAGGAGACGGTACCTGCCCGCAggagccgcagctccggccGGAACAAGCGCCTCAAGCCCAAGACCCTCCATGAGCTGCTGGAGCGCATCAACCTGCAG GAACACACCCCCACCCTCCTGCTGAATGGGTACCAGACCCTGGAGGACTTCAAGGAGCTGCGGGAGACGCACCTGAACGAACTGCACATCACCGACCCCCAGCACCGCGCCAAGCTGCTGACGGCTGCCGAGCTCCTCCTGGACTACGACA CCAGTGAGCCAGAGGATGGTGACAGCACCGAGGCCCTGCCATCACCCTCAGAGCCCAAAGGGGACATTCCCCGGGACTCCGGCTGCTTCGAGGGATCAGAGACCCTGGATGGCAGCCGGGAGGAGGCCGAGctggggggtcctgaggagcagctggcgggtcctgaggagcagctggggggtCTCTCCGTGGCAGAATCCCCCTGA